A single region of the Acidobacteriota bacterium genome encodes:
- a CDS encoding VOC family protein, with protein sequence MKLDFVLEACLYVDDLEAAEAFYTDVLGLTLHSKLEGRHVFFRCGSQMVLLFNPEATSDPDLTPRGLGLHGSRGPGHLAFGVTEDEIDLWRARLESLGVPVEQEIDWGGSRGRSIYFRDPDGNSLEFATSALWGLSEPSVR encoded by the coding sequence ATGAAACTGGACTTCGTTCTCGAGGCCTGTCTCTACGTGGACGATCTGGAGGCGGCCGAGGCCTTCTACACGGATGTTCTGGGACTAACCCTCCACTCGAAGCTCGAAGGGAGGCACGTGTTCTTCCGCTGCGGTAGCCAGATGGTCCTGCTCTTCAACCCGGAGGCGACATCCGACCCGGACTTGACCCCGCGGGGTCTCGGGCTCCACGGATCCCGTGGCCCCGGTCACCTTGCGTTCGGCGTCACGGAGGATGAGATCGACCTCTGGCGTGCTCGTCTCGAGAGCCTTGGTGTTCCGGTCGAGCAGGAGATCGACTGGGGTGGAAGCCGGGGACGGTCCATCTACTTTCGCGACCCGGACGGAAACAGCCTGGAGTTCGCAACGTCCGCGCTGTGGGGACTGAGCGAACCGTCTGTCCGTTAG